Proteins encoded within one genomic window of Macaca thibetana thibetana isolate TM-01 chromosome 3, ASM2454274v1, whole genome shotgun sequence:
- the LOC126949712 gene encoding 40S ribosomal protein S8-like, with the protein MGISRDNWHKRRKTGGKRKPYHKKRKYELGRPAANTKIGPRRIHTVRVRGGNKKYRALRLDVGNFSWGSECCTRKTRIIDVVYNASNNELVRTKTLVKNCIVLIDSTPYRQWYESHYALPLGRKKGAKLTPEEEEILNKKRSKKIQKKYDERKKNAKISSLLGEQFQQGKLLACIASRPGQCGRADGYVLEGKELEFYLRKIKARKGK; encoded by the coding sequence ATGGGCATTTCTCGGGACAACTGGCACAAGCGCCGCAAAACCGGGGGCAAGAGAAAGCCCTACCACAAGAAGCGGAAATATGAGTTGGGGCGCCCGGCTGCCAACACCAAGATTGGCCCCCGCCGCATCCACACAGTCCGTGTGCGGGGAGGTAACAAGAAATACCGTGCCCTGAGGCTGGACGTAGGGAATTTCTCCTGGGGCTCAGAGTGTTGTACTCGTAAAACAAGGATCATCGATGTTGTCTACAATGCATCTAATAATGAGCTGGTCCGTACCAAGACTCTGGTGAAGAATTGCATCGTGCTTATCGACAGCACACCGTACCGACAGTGGTACGAGTCCCACTACGCGCTGCCCCTTGGCCGCAAGAAGGGAGCCAAGCTGACTCCTGAAGAAGAAgagattttaaacaaaaaaagatctaaaaaaattcagaagaaatatgatgaaaggaaaaagaatgccAAAATCAGCAGTCTCCTGGGGGAGCAGTTCCAGCAGGGCAAGCTTCTTGCGTGCATTGCTTCCAGGCCGGGACAGTGTGGCCGAGCAGATGGTTATGTGCTAGAGGGCAAAGAGTTGGAGTTCTATCTTAGGAAAATCAAAGCCCGGAAAGGCAAATAA